The following are encoded together in the Microterricola viridarii genome:
- a CDS encoding amidohydrolase, producing MTDMTNRTDGAPRMQVYTGGRIFTAGARPWASAIVVHDERILYVGDDATAARIAAPDAERTDLAGRVVLPGFVDGHAHVVETGKAARQVDLWGAGDLDEIRSRISSAAAQNPAAPRVFAQGWQHSAIDGAPDRRLLDDMVADRPLYLQAHDLHSIWLNTAALAEVGIDEATESPAGGRIHRDAAGRLTGVVDEIAMHQLVWGVLDSFATEDDNDAAVRTALAGYRASGVTAATDMALDEAQLAALRRVLQAGELTARITAHWLVHPTGDLDENLAQVARAAELLAEGDDDWLRVVGVKLMVDGTVDGCTAAVRTPYVNGALPEAIWSLDDLAPVVAAADAAGLKVAMHAIGDEAVRIAIAAVERAIAVNGPRSRRHRIEHLEVVDPEEIERLAALGIVASMQPVHSDPAIQANWREMLGDERVERGYPWPEMTDQGARLVFGTDSPTSPFAPLPNMFIASTRRSALDPSLEPNLARYALPLTDAIRHATADAAWACGAEGRYGSLAAGLYADFVVLDRDVFDAAPEVLLEARVVTTVVGGRRLHAV from the coding sequence ATGACCGACATGACCAACAGGACAGACGGTGCACCGCGCATGCAGGTGTACACCGGCGGCCGCATTTTCACCGCGGGAGCCCGCCCATGGGCGAGCGCCATCGTCGTCCACGACGAGCGCATCCTCTATGTCGGCGACGATGCCACGGCGGCCAGGATTGCCGCCCCGGATGCCGAGCGCACCGACCTGGCGGGCCGAGTCGTGCTGCCGGGCTTCGTCGACGGGCATGCGCACGTCGTGGAGACCGGCAAGGCCGCGCGGCAGGTCGACCTGTGGGGCGCCGGCGATCTGGACGAGATCCGCAGCCGGATCAGCAGCGCCGCCGCCCAGAACCCCGCAGCGCCACGGGTCTTCGCCCAGGGCTGGCAGCACAGCGCGATCGACGGCGCACCGGACCGTCGCTTGCTCGATGACATGGTGGCCGACCGGCCGCTGTACCTGCAGGCGCACGACCTGCACTCCATCTGGTTGAACACGGCGGCCCTCGCCGAGGTTGGAATCGATGAGGCGACCGAGTCGCCGGCAGGCGGTCGCATCCATCGCGATGCCGCCGGCCGCCTGACCGGCGTCGTCGATGAGATCGCCATGCACCAGCTCGTCTGGGGCGTTCTGGACTCCTTCGCCACCGAGGACGACAATGACGCAGCGGTGCGCACGGCACTCGCCGGCTACCGCGCGAGCGGGGTCACGGCGGCCACAGACATGGCTCTGGATGAGGCGCAGCTGGCCGCACTGCGCCGTGTGCTGCAGGCCGGGGAGCTGACCGCCCGGATCACCGCACATTGGCTGGTGCACCCGACGGGTGACCTCGACGAGAATCTCGCCCAGGTGGCGCGCGCGGCCGAGCTGCTCGCCGAGGGCGACGACGACTGGCTGCGCGTCGTCGGGGTCAAGCTCATGGTGGACGGAACCGTCGACGGCTGCACCGCCGCGGTGCGCACGCCGTACGTCAACGGCGCATTGCCCGAGGCGATCTGGTCGCTCGACGATCTCGCACCGGTGGTCGCCGCGGCGGATGCCGCCGGGCTCAAGGTCGCCATGCACGCCATCGGCGACGAGGCGGTGCGCATCGCCATCGCCGCCGTCGAGCGCGCGATCGCCGTGAACGGGCCGCGGTCGCGTCGCCACCGCATCGAGCACCTCGAAGTCGTGGATCCGGAGGAGATCGAGCGCCTGGCGGCCCTCGGGATCGTCGCCAGCATGCAGCCGGTGCACTCCGACCCCGCCATTCAGGCGAACTGGCGCGAGATGCTGGGCGACGAGCGGGTGGAACGCGGCTACCCGTGGCCGGAGATGACCGACCAGGGCGCGCGCCTCGTCTTCGGAACGGACTCGCCGACATCGCCGTTCGCACCGCTGCCGAACATGTTCATCGCCTCGACCCGTCGCTCTGCATTGGACCCGTCGCTGGAGCCGAACCTTGCGCGGTACGCGCTGCCGCTCACTGACGCGATCCGGCACGCCACCGCGGATGCGGCATGGGCCTGCGGGGCGGAGGGCCGTTACGGCAGCCTGGCCGCTGGCCTGTACGCCGACTTCGTCGTGCTCGATCGGGACGTGTTCGACGCAGCGCCGGAGGTGCTGCTCGAGGCGCGGGTCGTGACGACTGTTGTCGGTGGTCGGCGGCTGCACGCGGTGTAG
- a CDS encoding purine-cytosine permease family protein translates to MTTTAPDGALVDSATQPETRGIELIDDSARHGRARDLFAVWAAPSVNVLALTIGASMILLGLELWQAILVIVAGSVPWIFTGIIAVSGPAAGTSGSVITRAMFGFRGNKVVQAFMGWLVAAVFLALNWLAAAFLGAGLLAQFGVSDPVLVPILITLVVAAVTVLIAVYGHGLILRAYPAIAIVLIAIFLVVTAFILPHVDWAYRPAEPLQGVPLWSAITIGFAILASGPLSYMNSPDMSRYLPRDTKPSHIIAATALGGALPQTFFTIVGALLATAVGSAMDAGLEGALLALLPAWLAPLFVLGVVINTVALNGMTTYSSSLTLQAIGVPIRRIPAAVVVGAIGAALTIYLALSTSLLDAVNLMLQFLILVSAPIMAIFVIDVISRRGRYNGEDLFDGRPGGRFWYTAGWGLPGVLAFVAGVCTSALFVSTTVWTGPISEALGYIDLSVPVALVVAASVYAGLQRTRLGGKGRP, encoded by the coding sequence CTGACCACCACCGCACCGGATGGAGCGCTCGTCGACTCGGCAACGCAGCCGGAGACACGTGGCATCGAACTGATCGATGACTCGGCCAGGCACGGCCGCGCGCGCGACCTCTTCGCGGTCTGGGCAGCGCCGAGCGTCAACGTGCTCGCCCTCACGATCGGGGCGTCGATGATCCTGCTCGGCCTCGAGCTGTGGCAGGCAATCCTCGTGATCGTGGCCGGATCGGTGCCCTGGATCTTCACGGGAATCATCGCCGTGAGCGGCCCGGCCGCCGGCACCTCCGGCTCGGTCATCACGCGCGCCATGTTCGGGTTCCGCGGCAACAAGGTCGTCCAGGCGTTCATGGGCTGGCTGGTGGCGGCGGTGTTCCTCGCCCTCAACTGGCTCGCGGCCGCGTTCCTCGGCGCCGGCCTGCTCGCCCAGTTCGGGGTGTCGGACCCGGTGCTCGTCCCCATCCTCATCACCCTCGTCGTTGCGGCCGTCACCGTGCTCATCGCGGTGTACGGCCACGGCCTGATCCTGCGCGCATATCCGGCCATCGCGATCGTCCTGATCGCGATCTTCCTGGTGGTGACGGCGTTCATCCTCCCCCACGTCGACTGGGCGTACCGGCCCGCCGAGCCGCTGCAGGGAGTACCGCTGTGGTCGGCGATCACGATCGGCTTCGCCATCCTCGCCTCGGGCCCGCTGTCATACATGAACAGCCCAGACATGTCTCGCTACCTGCCCCGCGACACCAAGCCGTCCCACATCATCGCCGCCACGGCCCTCGGCGGCGCGCTGCCGCAGACCTTCTTCACGATCGTCGGAGCGCTGCTGGCGACGGCGGTCGGCTCCGCGATGGATGCCGGGCTGGAGGGAGCACTGCTGGCGCTGCTGCCCGCCTGGCTGGCCCCGCTGTTCGTCCTCGGCGTCGTGATCAACACCGTTGCTCTGAACGGCATGACGACGTACAGCTCAAGCCTGACACTGCAGGCGATCGGAGTCCCGATCCGCCGGATCCCGGCGGCCGTCGTCGTCGGAGCCATCGGCGCGGCGCTGACCATCTACCTCGCGCTCTCCACCTCTTTGCTCGACGCGGTGAACCTCATGCTGCAGTTCCTGATCCTGGTGTCGGCGCCGATCATGGCCATCTTCGTCATCGACGTCATCAGCCGACGCGGCCGCTACAACGGTGAGGACCTCTTCGACGGTCGACCGGGCGGGCGTTTCTGGTACACCGCGGGCTGGGGCCTGCCAGGCGTTCTCGCGTTCGTGGCGGGCGTGTGCACGAGTGCCCTCTTCGTCTCCACGACCGTGTGGACCGGCCCCATCTCCGAGGCCCTCGGCTACATTGACCTCTCGGTCCCCGTCGCGCTCGTCGTCGCGGCAAGCGTCTACGCGGGGCTGCAGCGCACTCGACTCGGCGGCAAGGGGCGACCATGA
- a CDS encoding amidase, producing the protein MIDVVEASIAELRDALRSGAATSVELVTAYLARIAAFDAPGTPTALNSVVVHNPDALAEAAASDARRASGQETGPLEGIPYTAKDSYLVRGLTAAAGSPAFESLVAQHDAFTIGRLRAAGAICLGLTNMPPMANGGMQRGLYGRAESPYSAGWLTSAFGSGSSNGSGTATAASFAAFGMGEETWSSGRAPASCNALCAYTPSRGILSVRGNWPLVPTMDVVVPHTRTMADMFELLDVLVADDAETRGDFWRAQPWVSIAAASALRPDSYTAVRESLTGRRFGVPRMYINADAEAGSGTTIGGSTGQRIDTRPSVIALWEAARRDLEAHGAEVVEVDFPVVSRYEGDRAGAPTVKTRGLVSPEFLQHEITDLSAWAWEDFLAANGDASVQSLADIDPQRIFPPPPGALPDRYTGFDDDISEYPRQVREHPYAAFTDIPHLEEGVRGLEQTRRIDLEEWMDGLGLDAVVFPAMADVAPADMDVNPHSADLGWRNGVWVANGNLVLRHLGIPTVTVPMGTMADTGMPVGLTFAGRANDDTRLLGLAAAFEASGRRRTEPKRTPRLR; encoded by the coding sequence GTGATCGACGTCGTCGAGGCCTCGATAGCCGAGCTGCGCGACGCGCTTCGAAGCGGTGCGGCCACGAGTGTGGAGCTCGTCACCGCCTACCTCGCGCGAATCGCTGCGTTCGACGCCCCCGGAACGCCGACAGCGCTCAACTCCGTCGTCGTCCACAACCCGGACGCACTCGCAGAGGCGGCGGCGTCGGACGCGCGCCGTGCGAGCGGGCAGGAAACCGGCCCGCTGGAGGGCATTCCCTACACCGCGAAGGACAGCTATCTCGTGCGCGGGCTGACGGCGGCGGCGGGGTCGCCCGCGTTCGAGAGCCTCGTCGCCCAGCACGATGCCTTCACGATCGGGCGGCTCCGTGCGGCGGGAGCAATCTGCCTCGGGCTGACCAACATGCCCCCGATGGCCAATGGCGGCATGCAGCGTGGCCTGTACGGCCGTGCCGAGAGCCCCTACAGCGCCGGTTGGCTCACCAGCGCCTTCGGCTCTGGCTCCTCCAACGGCTCCGGCACGGCGACGGCGGCCAGTTTCGCGGCCTTCGGCATGGGTGAGGAGACGTGGTCCAGTGGCAGGGCCCCGGCATCCTGCAACGCGCTGTGCGCGTACACGCCGTCACGCGGAATCCTCTCCGTGCGCGGCAACTGGCCCCTCGTGCCGACCATGGACGTCGTTGTTCCCCACACCAGGACGATGGCCGACATGTTCGAGCTGCTCGACGTGCTCGTCGCCGATGATGCCGAAACGCGAGGGGACTTCTGGCGGGCCCAACCCTGGGTGTCGATCGCCGCGGCCTCCGCGCTGCGACCGGACTCCTACACGGCGGTGAGGGAGTCGCTCACAGGCCGCCGCTTTGGCGTGCCCCGCATGTACATCAACGCCGATGCCGAGGCTGGGAGCGGAACAACGATCGGAGGGTCGACCGGTCAGCGCATCGACACCCGGCCGTCGGTCATTGCACTGTGGGAGGCCGCGCGGCGCGACCTGGAGGCGCACGGCGCAGAGGTGGTCGAGGTGGATTTCCCGGTGGTCAGCCGCTACGAGGGCGATCGTGCCGGGGCGCCGACCGTCAAGACCCGTGGGCTGGTCTCGCCCGAGTTCTTGCAGCACGAGATCACTGACCTGTCGGCGTGGGCCTGGGAGGACTTCCTGGCGGCGAACGGCGACGCATCCGTGCAGAGCCTCGCCGACATCGACCCGCAACGCATTTTCCCGCCTCCGCCGGGTGCACTGCCGGACCGGTACACAGGGTTCGACGACGACATCTCCGAGTACCCGAGGCAGGTGCGCGAGCACCCCTACGCGGCCTTCACCGACATCCCGCACCTCGAGGAGGGCGTGCGCGGGCTCGAGCAGACGCGCCGGATCGACCTGGAAGAGTGGATGGACGGACTGGGGTTGGATGCCGTCGTCTTCCCCGCGATGGCCGACGTCGCGCCGGCGGACATGGACGTCAACCCGCACTCCGCCGACCTCGGCTGGCGCAACGGCGTCTGGGTCGCCAACGGCAATCTCGTGCTGCGGCATCTCGGCATCCCGACCGTCACGGTGCCGATGGGAACCATGGCCGACACGGGCATGCCGGTGGGGCTGACTTTTGCGGGGCGAGCCAACGACGACACGCGGCTGCTTGGATTGGCTGCCGCCTTCGAGGCAAGCGGCCGCCGGCGCACGGAGCCGAAGCGCACCCCGCGGCTGCGCTAA
- a CDS encoding agmatine deiminase family protein, with amino-acid sequence MVWKMPHEGMEHERTWMAFPREGITLGDGAEWREGGYRAWADVALAIAEFEPVTMIVDPSERRRAANMLGGAVELVEAPLDEYWMRDCGPTFALDDERPGVLGAVDWIFNGWGAPDWASWGKSALIAEFIAERLGCERLPSLLVNEGGGIHVDGEGTILLTETVQLDRRRNPFADKQRVEAEMARLLGATRAIWLPRGLTRDYDDLGTNGHVDIVATMPSPGRILLHQQTDAAHPDHAISAELKHLLAGERDAAGRSFEIIDLPAPSTLRDDGGFVDWSYVNHVVVNGGVIACGFGDEYADARAREILEDAYPGRAVVTVEARPIFARGGGIHCITQQQPAVARAEHPER; translated from the coding sequence ATGGTGTGGAAGATGCCCCACGAGGGTATGGAGCATGAGCGGACGTGGATGGCCTTCCCGCGGGAAGGAATCACCCTCGGCGACGGTGCCGAATGGCGGGAAGGCGGATATCGCGCCTGGGCCGATGTGGCCCTCGCCATTGCCGAGTTCGAGCCCGTCACCATGATCGTCGACCCCAGCGAGAGGAGGCGCGCGGCCAACATGCTGGGCGGCGCCGTCGAGCTCGTGGAGGCGCCACTGGACGAGTACTGGATGCGTGACTGCGGCCCCACATTCGCGCTCGATGACGAGCGCCCCGGTGTTCTGGGGGCCGTGGACTGGATCTTCAACGGCTGGGGAGCACCCGATTGGGCCAGTTGGGGCAAGTCCGCACTCATCGCAGAGTTCATCGCCGAGCGACTCGGCTGCGAACGCCTCCCCTCCCTGCTGGTGAACGAGGGGGGCGGCATCCACGTCGACGGCGAGGGCACCATTCTGCTGACCGAGACGGTGCAGCTCGATCGCCGCCGCAACCCTTTCGCCGACAAGCAGCGCGTCGAGGCCGAGATGGCGAGGCTCCTCGGGGCCACGCGGGCCATCTGGCTGCCGCGCGGCCTGACCCGCGACTACGACGACCTCGGCACGAATGGCCACGTCGACATCGTGGCGACGATGCCGTCGCCCGGGCGCATCCTGCTGCACCAGCAGACCGACGCCGCACACCCGGACCATGCCATCAGCGCCGAGCTCAAGCACCTGCTCGCGGGCGAGCGGGATGCCGCGGGGCGGTCATTCGAGATTATCGACCTGCCCGCGCCCAGCACACTGCGGGATGACGGCGGCTTCGTCGACTGGAGCTACGTGAACCACGTCGTCGTCAACGGCGGCGTCATCGCATGCGGCTTCGGCGATGAATACGCGGATGCCCGTGCCCGCGAGATCTTGGAGGACGCGTACCCCGGGCGGGCGGTGGTGACCGTCGAGGCGCGGCCGATCTTCGCCCGCGGTGGCGGCATCCATTGCATCACGCAGCAACAGCCCGCCGTGGCGCGCGCAGAGCACCCGGAGCGCTGA